The following are from one region of the Lytechinus variegatus isolate NC3 chromosome 4, Lvar_3.0, whole genome shotgun sequence genome:
- the LOC121413012 gene encoding uncharacterized protein LOC121413012, with protein sequence MDKQRDEIISLNECIKQLKSEINIRVNEYELLLKEQRLVVKSKEQELNMHKRYNENEEKKSNKLQSELDQTVKQLKMAKKEIDKVNEEKINIKRQWQASESDGEWREQKKYTHTRGTAPYRDADRPRNGQPRHAREISPQRNARNEENERTTEGMNAIHEERNDHECDMSRDKHNMYDGSRGQINDKTEKKMRKVVIVGNSQISGIDPDKFSQNVKLHKVIKYTMDDVESWLKSSEAKQTLSDAETVIIHELTNDVKRSSALDCACKMNNLIGLIKVSFKSIKIVISLGTPRDDNQLYQQRVDMANSMLMADALYDRRVKTVHHRNLLYRGTINTNLYSDDRYHLSKNGTRVLAGNLRWAIERSSSNKR encoded by the exons ATGGACAAACAGCGGGATGAAATAATCTCTCTGAATGAATGTATTAAGCAACTGAAATCAGAGATTAATATTCGTGTGAACGAATATGAGCTATTGCTCAAAGAACAAAGACTAGTCGTCAAAAGCAAAGAACAAGAACTGAATATGCATAAAAGATACaatgaaaatgaggaaaagaaatcaaacaagctcCAAAGTGAGTTGGATCAAACAGTTAAACAACTCAAGATGGCGAAGAAAGAAATCGACAAAGTAAATGAAGAAAAGATCAATATCAAACGACAATGGCAAGCCAGTGAAAGTGATGGTGAATGGagggaacaaaaaaaatacactcatactagaggaa CTGCCCCATATCGTGACGCTGACCGACCGAGGAATGGTCAACCTCGACATGCTCGAGAGATATCACCACAGAGGAATGCacgaaatgaagaaaatgagcGAACAACGGAGGGGATGAACGCAATACATGAGGAAAGAAACGATCACGAGTGTGATATGAGTAGAGATAAACATAACATGTATGATGGAAGCAGAGGGCAAATAAATGACAAAAccgaaaagaaaatgagaaaagttGTAATAGTTGGAAATTCACAGATAAGTGGGATTGATCCTGATAAGTTTTCCCAAAATGTTAAGTTACATAAAGTAATTAAATACACAATGGATGATGTTGAGTCTTGGTTGAAATCTAGTGAGGCAAAGCAAACTCTTAGCGATGCAGAAACCGTGATAATCCACGAATTAACGAATGACGTTAAACGGTCTAGTGCACTAGATTGTGCTTGTAAAATGAACAATCTCATTGGTCTGATCAAAGTGTCCTTCAAATCAATTAAGATAGTTATATCTCTCGGCACGCCCCGAGATGATAACCAATTGTATCAGCAGCGTGTGGACATGGCCAATAGTATGCTGATGGCTGATGCATTATATGACAGAAGAGTTAAAACTGTTCATCACAGAAACCTGCTCTACCGTGGAACAATTAACACTAATCTGTATAGTGATGATCGTTATCACCTTAGCAAGAATGGAACTAGAGTTTTAGCAGGAAATCTCCGGTGGGCAATTGAAAGGAGCTCTTCAAATAAACGATAG